A genomic segment from Luteolibacter ambystomatis encodes:
- a CDS encoding class I SAM-dependent RNA methyltransferase, giving the protein MLRPPKKFVPTPFGYHQEIELKIDALTNLGQGLGRMDGWVVFVPFCLPGETVKARVYRNDKNCSHADLVEVLERAPERADPACPLFGTCGGCQYQHLTYEAQLAWKTRQVGELMQHMAGVTFPVNPCHGSPKLWNYRSKITPHFAPPHEGQIREIGFLAVGRRSQLVDVPQCPIAMDTINAALPELREDIRRQAKSYKRGATLLVRATGDHIETNPKAVVTETVGDIAFDFLAGDFFQNNPYILPEFTGHVAEKARAGGTKYLVDAYCGSGLFALTLAEHFEQVAGVEVSETAAEWAQRNAEKNGITNAKFLAASAEAIFSVIDFPANETAVVIDPPRKGCTREFLDQLAAFAPARVVYVSCDPATQVRDLAIMQEHGFKLEDVQPFDLFPHTRHLECVMTFVR; this is encoded by the coding sequence ATGCTCCGCCCGCCGAAAAAATTCGTCCCCACGCCCTTCGGATATCATCAGGAGATCGAACTGAAAATCGACGCGCTGACCAACCTCGGCCAAGGACTCGGACGCATGGATGGCTGGGTCGTCTTCGTCCCCTTCTGCCTCCCCGGTGAGACCGTGAAGGCCCGCGTCTATCGCAATGACAAGAACTGCTCCCACGCGGATCTCGTCGAGGTGCTGGAACGCGCTCCGGAACGCGCCGATCCCGCCTGCCCCCTCTTCGGCACCTGCGGCGGCTGCCAGTACCAGCACCTCACCTACGAGGCCCAGCTCGCGTGGAAGACCCGCCAGGTGGGCGAGCTGATGCAGCACATGGCCGGTGTCACCTTCCCGGTGAATCCCTGCCACGGCTCGCCGAAGCTCTGGAACTACCGCTCGAAGATCACCCCGCACTTCGCGCCGCCGCACGAGGGACAGATCCGGGAGATCGGCTTCCTCGCCGTCGGACGCCGCTCGCAGCTGGTCGATGTCCCGCAGTGCCCGATCGCCATGGACACGATCAACGCCGCGCTGCCGGAACTCCGCGAGGACATCCGCCGCCAGGCGAAGTCCTACAAGCGCGGCGCCACCCTGCTCGTCCGCGCCACCGGCGATCACATCGAGACCAATCCCAAGGCCGTCGTCACCGAGACCGTGGGCGACATCGCCTTCGATTTCCTCGCCGGAGATTTCTTCCAGAACAATCCCTACATCCTTCCGGAATTCACCGGCCACGTCGCGGAAAAAGCCCGCGCCGGAGGTACGAAATATCTAGTAGATGCCTACTGCGGCTCCGGCCTCTTCGCGCTCACGCTGGCGGAACACTTCGAGCAGGTCGCGGGCGTGGAGGTTTCCGAAACCGCCGCGGAATGGGCGCAGCGGAATGCGGAGAAGAACGGCATCACCAATGCCAAATTCCTCGCCGCCAGCGCCGAGGCCATTTTCTCCGTGATCGACTTCCCCGCGAACGAAACCGCCGTGGTGATCGATCCGCCGCGCAAGGGCTGCACCCGCGAGTTCCTCGACCAGCTCGCCGCCTTCGCACCCGCGCGCGTCGTCTATGTCTCCTGTGATCCCGCCACCCAGGTCCGTGATCTCGCCATCATGCAGGAGCACGGCTTCAAGCTGGAGGACGTCCAGCCCTTCGATCTCTTCCCGCACACGCGCCACCTCGAGTGCGTGATGACCTTCGTGCGGTGA
- a CDS encoding beta strand repeat-containing protein — protein sequence MKPRRSHLFTSASMAVAFSMSMMAASHAAPLSWDASLTPLTPSGGTGTWNLANANWSNGSTDQTWTDTTGTTDTATFGGTAGTVTLGSNLGALGLVFNTTGYTISGANTITLGAGGIDASALSSGTTTISSLIALVGGQSWNVGSGHNLAVSGAISGTGPLAKTGAGTLTLSGLNTFSGGLTISQGNVSFASNTALGGTGGTAGAVTINGGTLVSTSATAVTNTHAITIGASGGAMTIGAGQIFMNTANTLLGSGTLTVNGGGTLVANSGNLRVAQTNTFNGSVIVQNGGSFEFGTANAISNTSVFTVNNQGEVIVNNGVTMSNAITVAGGTNSVISFENGNTGTYSGTITLNANAIIGMRDWYNYGTVRSGTISGKITGTGGITVNSGTGNGGILTLSNTGNDYTGATTINAARVIASSIGTGAITIGGTNGQLQLSGNINAANSITINGGGVTAQGALHVASGTVNVSGPINLTAVTAAGAHFASADNLSKLVISGTNSITTSASVPVTIRAGQVVYTGSQNYTTGTTVGGGLLQFGKVTSMPASGAVNVSAASAGATLAVNVGGAGEFTDGTGTSNAGTIGGLLAGVGGQGAAVTYGTNVSIGIDTTNAVGDITYGSAFTTANNLGLLKLGTGNLVLSAGGTFAGGGSAGFPLVVRAGNLRLNGGTYAVTGEAVVGDNVAAGYAGTNASMTLDSATLTTTGFVSVARGNGTGSVSSDLVLNGTSQITSTGFGIGFNNNNGANLPRGTVTLNGTSKITNNANSNAFNIAESAGSVGTITMNDSSVIQHNGGAAITRVGINGKGLLNVNSATATFNGRAFTLGTAAGGTGAVYNKGVLTMSQGIYIGDNNVAGATSSGYLRNDNNGAAASSVPQIYVGALSNATSTSHSVFDNISGTLGNVGSGITMSNGGTAGTQNSQLNVLGGTVTTTTTTLNNSGTNKFANINVSGATSLYTNTGAVSLSTGGDVSNTGLLTVNNGGTFTADTITGAAAANTFINLDNGTLRAQVGTTASFVGSGVDRITIYGGGGTFDTGTFNKSVDTVITNATGNGLTSITLNTTGTGYVGRPVVKITDATGTGATAIANFDPTTGQVTGVTITSAGSGYTAPVITILGGGGTAVTATGTLASVAGGGITKTGTGTLTLNAANTYSGATQVNGGVLKAGIASVAGVSGAFGKNSAVTLANTAGTGIDITGFNTQIGSLAGGGATGGTVTLGAATLTTGADNTTTSFGGGISGTGGLTKIGSGTQTLTGTNSYTGATLVSAGKLVVNGTLANTTTTIASGATLGGSGTLGGATTIASGAHLAPGNSPGIITFSNGLALTAGSVLDWELTGNTASGAGTNFDQVSVTGGTLTLAAGALLNLQLGGTVDFTTGFWDSNQQWKVVDLTGTDGTAGEVFTLGTITGGAGDYTTEGAFSVTNIGGSQYLNWAAVPEPGTALLGGLGMLLVLRRRRSA from the coding sequence ATGAAACCCCGCCGTTCCCACCTCTTCACGTCCGCATCCATGGCGGTCGCGTTCTCCATGTCGATGATGGCCGCGTCCCACGCCGCGCCCTTGTCCTGGGATGCCTCGCTGACACCGCTCACGCCTTCCGGCGGCACCGGCACCTGGAACCTGGCGAACGCGAACTGGTCGAACGGCAGCACGGACCAAACATGGACGGACACCACCGGCACCACGGACACCGCCACCTTCGGCGGCACGGCGGGCACGGTCACGCTCGGCTCGAACCTCGGAGCACTCGGCCTCGTCTTCAATACCACGGGCTACACGATCTCCGGCGCGAACACGATCACACTCGGCGCCGGCGGCATTGACGCCAGCGCGCTTTCCAGCGGCACCACCACCATCAGCTCGCTCATCGCGCTGGTCGGCGGCCAATCGTGGAATGTCGGTAGCGGCCACAATCTCGCCGTCTCCGGCGCGATCAGCGGCACCGGTCCGCTGGCGAAGACCGGTGCGGGCACGCTCACGCTCTCCGGCCTGAATACCTTCAGCGGCGGCCTCACGATCTCACAGGGCAATGTTTCCTTCGCCTCGAATACCGCGCTCGGCGGCACCGGCGGCACGGCGGGTGCGGTCACCATCAATGGCGGCACGCTCGTCTCCACCTCCGCCACGGCCGTCACCAACACACACGCCATCACCATCGGCGCGAGCGGCGGCGCAATGACCATCGGCGCGGGCCAGATCTTCATGAACACGGCGAACACGCTGCTCGGCAGCGGCACGCTCACCGTGAACGGCGGCGGCACGCTGGTGGCGAACTCTGGCAACCTCCGCGTCGCCCAGACGAACACCTTCAACGGCAGCGTGATCGTGCAGAACGGCGGCTCGTTCGAGTTCGGCACGGCCAATGCGATCTCGAACACCAGCGTCTTCACGGTGAACAACCAGGGCGAGGTGATCGTGAACAACGGCGTGACCATGTCGAACGCCATCACCGTGGCGGGCGGCACCAACAGCGTCATCAGCTTCGAGAACGGCAATACCGGCACCTACTCCGGAACGATCACGCTGAATGCGAACGCCATCATCGGCATGCGCGATTGGTACAACTACGGCACCGTGCGCAGCGGCACCATCAGCGGCAAGATCACCGGCACCGGCGGGATCACGGTGAACTCCGGCACCGGCAACGGCGGCATCCTCACGCTCTCCAACACCGGCAACGACTACACCGGCGCGACCACCATCAATGCCGCACGCGTGATCGCCAGCTCCATCGGCACCGGCGCGATCACCATCGGCGGCACCAACGGCCAGCTCCAGCTCAGCGGCAATATCAACGCGGCGAACTCCATCACCATCAACGGCGGCGGCGTCACCGCGCAGGGCGCGCTGCATGTCGCCTCCGGCACGGTGAACGTGAGCGGGCCGATCAACCTCACCGCCGTCACCGCCGCGGGAGCGCACTTCGCCTCCGCGGACAATCTCTCCAAGCTGGTCATCTCCGGCACCAACAGCATCACCACCAGCGCCAGCGTGCCCGTCACGATCCGCGCCGGACAGGTGGTCTACACCGGATCGCAGAACTACACCACCGGCACCACGGTGGGCGGCGGCCTGCTGCAATTCGGCAAGGTCACTTCGATGCCCGCCAGCGGCGCGGTGAACGTGAGCGCGGCTTCCGCGGGCGCGACACTGGCGGTGAATGTGGGCGGCGCGGGCGAGTTCACGGACGGCACCGGCACCAGCAATGCGGGCACCATCGGCGGCCTGCTCGCGGGCGTGGGCGGCCAGGGTGCGGCGGTCACCTATGGCACGAACGTTTCGATCGGCATTGATACGACGAATGCAGTAGGAGACATCACCTACGGCTCCGCCTTCACCACCGCGAACAACCTCGGCCTGCTCAAGCTGGGCACGGGGAATCTCGTACTGAGCGCGGGCGGCACCTTCGCGGGCGGAGGCTCGGCGGGCTTCCCGCTGGTGGTGCGCGCGGGCAACCTGCGGCTGAACGGCGGCACCTACGCGGTGACCGGCGAGGCCGTGGTGGGTGACAACGTGGCCGCGGGCTACGCGGGCACGAATGCCTCGATGACGCTGGATTCCGCCACGCTGACGACCACCGGCTTCGTCTCGGTGGCGCGCGGCAATGGCACCGGCTCGGTTTCCTCCGACCTGGTGCTCAACGGCACCTCGCAGATCACCAGCACCGGCTTCGGCATCGGCTTCAACAACAACAACGGCGCAAACCTGCCGAGGGGCACCGTCACCCTCAACGGCACCTCGAAGATCACCAACAACGCGAACAGCAACGCCTTCAACATCGCCGAATCCGCGGGCTCGGTCGGCACGATCACGATGAACGATTCATCGGTGATCCAGCACAACGGCGGAGCGGCCATCACCCGCGTGGGCATCAACGGCAAGGGCCTGCTCAATGTGAACAGCGCCACCGCCACCTTCAACGGCCGCGCCTTCACCCTCGGCACCGCCGCGGGCGGCACCGGCGCGGTCTACAACAAGGGCGTGCTGACCATGAGCCAGGGCATCTACATCGGCGACAACAACGTCGCCGGCGCCACCAGTTCCGGCTACCTGCGCAATGACAACAACGGCGCGGCCGCCAGCAGCGTGCCGCAGATCTACGTCGGCGCGCTTTCGAATGCCACGAGCACCAGCCACAGCGTCTTCGACAACATCAGCGGCACACTCGGCAACGTCGGCTCCGGCATCACGATGAGCAATGGCGGCACCGCGGGCACGCAGAACTCCCAGCTCAACGTGCTGGGCGGCACCGTCACCACGACGACCACCACGCTGAACAACAGCGGCACCAACAAGTTCGCCAACATCAACGTCAGCGGCGCGACCTCGCTGTACACGAACACCGGCGCGGTCAGCCTCTCCACCGGCGGCGATGTCTCCAACACCGGCCTGCTCACCGTGAACAACGGCGGCACCTTCACCGCGGACACCATCACCGGAGCCGCGGCGGCGAACACCTTCATCAACCTGGACAATGGCACGCTGCGCGCCCAGGTCGGCACCACCGCCTCCTTCGTCGGCTCCGGCGTGGACCGCATCACCATCTACGGTGGCGGTGGTACTTTCGACACCGGCACCTTCAACAAGAGCGTGGACACGGTCATCACCAATGCCACCGGCAACGGCCTGACCTCGATCACCCTGAATACCACCGGCACCGGCTACGTGGGCCGCCCGGTGGTGAAGATCACGGACGCGACCGGCACCGGTGCGACGGCGATCGCGAACTTCGATCCCACCACCGGCCAGGTCACCGGCGTGACCATCACCAGCGCGGGCTCCGGCTACACCGCGCCGGTCATCACCATCCTCGGTGGCGGCGGCACGGCGGTCACCGCCACCGGCACGCTGGCCAGTGTGGCGGGCGGTGGCATCACCAAGACCGGCACCGGCACGCTCACCCTGAATGCGGCCAACACCTACAGTGGCGCGACCCAAGTGAATGGTGGCGTGCTCAAGGCAGGCATCGCCTCGGTGGCGGGCGTGAGCGGCGCGTTCGGAAAGAACTCCGCGGTCACACTGGCGAACACCGCGGGCACCGGCATCGACATCACCGGCTTCAACACCCAGATCGGTTCGCTCGCAGGCGGCGGTGCCACCGGTGGCACGGTCACGCTTGGCGCGGCGACCCTCACCACCGGAGCGGACAATACCACCACCAGCTTCGGCGGCGGCATCTCCGGCACCGGCGGCCTCACCAAAATCGGCAGCGGCACGCAGACCCTCACCGGCACCAACAGCTATACCGGAGCCACGCTGGTGAGCGCGGGCAAGCTGGTGGTGAATGGCACGCTGGCGAACACGACCACCACCATCGCCAGCGGCGCGACCCTTGGCGGCAGCGGCACCCTCGGCGGCGCGACCACGATCGCCAGCGGCGCACACCTCGCACCGGGAAATTCGCCGGGCATCATCACCTTTTCCAACGGCCTCGCGCTGACCGCGGGATCGGTGCTCGATTGGGAGCTGACCGGTAACACCGCGTCCGGCGCGGGCACGAACTTCGACCAGGTTTCCGTCACGGGCGGCACGCTCACGCTGGCGGCTGGCGCGCTGCTCAACCTGCAACTCGGCGGCACGGTGGACTTCACCACCGGCTTCTGGGACAGCAACCAGCAATGGAAGGTGGTGGACCTCACCGGCACGGATGGCACCGCTGGCGAGGTCTTCACACTGGGCACCATCACCGGTGGCGCGGGCGACTACACCACGGAGGGCGCGTTCTCGGTCACGAACATCGGAGGTTCGCAGTACTTGAACTGGGCCGCGGTGCCGGAACCCGGCACGGCCTTGCTCGGCGGCCTCGGCATGCTGCTGGTCCTGCGCCGCAGACGGTCCGCGTAA
- a CDS encoding alpha/beta hydrolase encodes MLSLLRFSALLLFALPCFAAPGGVVVKKDLAYADTDDPHQMLDLYLPEKRKEADKPLPLVIYIHGGAWRSGDKSQAKGLMTGLVAGGEYAAASIAYRFTDQQPWPAQIHDCKAAVRYLRAHAKEYGLDADRFAATGVSAGGHLALLIGLDGGSRTLEGDLGATPQESSKVTCVADWFGPVQLETMTWPGAMFKGREAIDPQDELFGKSPEKRLELQRQASPVTYITPDDPPVFIAHGTVDPLVPFSQAELLNERLERAKVPVYLEKMEGGGHGFSSEELHKRLAAFLGRYLRGTKEEIPVTPIPVK; translated from the coding sequence ATGCTTTCATTGCTCCGTTTCTCCGCGTTGCTGTTGTTCGCCCTGCCTTGTTTCGCCGCTCCGGGAGGGGTGGTGGTGAAGAAGGATCTGGCCTATGCGGATACGGATGATCCGCACCAGATGCTGGACCTGTATCTGCCGGAGAAGCGCAAGGAGGCGGACAAGCCGCTGCCGCTGGTGATCTATATCCACGGCGGAGCCTGGCGGAGCGGGGACAAGTCGCAGGCGAAGGGGTTGATGACCGGGCTGGTGGCGGGTGGCGAGTATGCGGCGGCTTCGATCGCCTATCGGTTCACCGACCAGCAGCCGTGGCCGGCGCAGATCCACGATTGCAAGGCGGCGGTGCGCTACCTCCGCGCCCATGCGAAGGAGTATGGTCTGGACGCGGACCGCTTCGCGGCGACCGGCGTTTCCGCGGGCGGGCATCTCGCCCTGCTGATCGGGCTGGATGGCGGCAGCCGCACGCTGGAGGGCGATCTGGGCGCGACGCCGCAGGAAAGCAGCAAGGTGACGTGCGTGGCGGATTGGTTCGGCCCGGTGCAACTGGAGACGATGACGTGGCCCGGCGCGATGTTCAAAGGACGGGAGGCGATCGATCCGCAGGACGAACTCTTCGGCAAGTCGCCGGAGAAACGGCTGGAGTTGCAGCGCCAGGCATCACCGGTGACCTACATCACGCCGGACGATCCGCCGGTGTTCATTGCCCACGGAACGGTGGACCCGCTGGTGCCGTTTTCGCAAGCGGAGCTGCTGAACGAGCGTCTGGAGCGGGCGAAGGTGCCGGTGTATCTGGAGAAGATGGAGGGCGGTGGCCACGGGTTTTCCAGCGAGGAGTTGCACAAGCGGCTGGCGGCCTTCCTGGGACGCTACCTGCGCGGGACGAAAGAGGAGATTCCGGTGACGCCGATCCCGGTGAAGTGA
- the modB gene encoding molybdate ABC transporter permease subunit: MTSADGQLVLFTLTTALLAVALSLPGGVAMGWWLARKNWPGKSWVETLLALPLVMPPVATGLILLKLLGRRGPIGGWLHRTFDLEIVFTWKAVVVALAVMSFPLLVRCIRSAFEEVPRHLEEAAITLGKTPWQVFSKVSLPLARRGIIGGVVLAFARALGEFGATVMVAGLIPGVTETLPLAIYRSFQTGDDSRAWALAGLSAAIAFAAVWTSNRLLRGRGVL, encoded by the coding sequence ATGACCTCCGCCGATGGCCAGCTCGTCCTTTTCACCCTGACCACGGCCCTGCTGGCGGTGGCGCTCTCGCTGCCCGGTGGTGTGGCCATGGGCTGGTGGCTGGCGCGGAAAAACTGGCCCGGCAAATCGTGGGTGGAGACCCTGCTGGCCCTGCCGCTGGTCATGCCGCCCGTCGCCACCGGCCTGATCCTGCTGAAGCTCCTCGGCCGCCGCGGCCCCATCGGCGGCTGGCTGCACCGGACCTTTGATCTGGAGATCGTCTTCACCTGGAAGGCCGTCGTCGTCGCGCTGGCGGTCATGTCCTTCCCGCTGCTGGTGCGCTGCATCCGTTCGGCCTTCGAGGAAGTCCCCCGCCACCTGGAGGAAGCCGCCATCACCCTCGGGAAAACCCCATGGCAGGTCTTTTCCAAAGTCAGCCTGCCTCTGGCCCGCCGTGGGATCATCGGTGGCGTGGTGCTCGCCTTCGCCCGCGCGCTGGGGGAATTCGGCGCCACCGTCATGGTCGCCGGACTCATCCCCGGCGTCACCGAGACCCTGCCACTGGCCATCTACCGCAGCTTCCAGACCGGGGACGATTCCCGCGCCTGGGCGCTCGCCGGGCTCTCCGCCGCCATCGCCTTCGCCGCCGTCTGGACCTCGAACCGCCTGCTGCGGGGCCGGGGCGTGCTGTAG
- a CDS encoding HAD family hydrolase has protein sequence MLKAIIFDLDNCLAAADEPGTPLFAPLFDAIHRTNRGHFSPEELERIEFDCWRQPLDHIFEAHGFPEEMRKAAWEANRSIRVTTPMKGYGDLHLLAEFGVPLFLVTAGFQGLQQSKIDALGFANRFTEVHIDAVDQPGRRGKKGLFQGILSRHGLAPDEALVVGDNPDSEIAAGNALGIPTVQTLRPTVPRTDTARYHVAGLAELLALTGSGRVAM, from the coding sequence ATGCTGAAAGCCATCATCTTCGATCTGGATAATTGCCTGGCCGCGGCGGACGAGCCGGGGACGCCGCTGTTCGCGCCACTATTCGATGCGATCCATCGCACGAATCGCGGGCATTTCTCCCCGGAAGAACTGGAGCGCATCGAGTTCGACTGCTGGCGGCAGCCGCTGGATCATATTTTCGAGGCGCACGGCTTTCCGGAGGAAATGCGGAAGGCGGCATGGGAGGCGAACCGGTCGATCCGGGTGACCACGCCGATGAAGGGCTATGGCGACCTGCACCTGCTGGCCGAGTTCGGCGTGCCGTTGTTTCTCGTGACGGCGGGGTTCCAGGGATTGCAGCAGAGCAAGATCGATGCGCTGGGATTCGCGAATCGCTTCACGGAGGTCCACATCGATGCGGTGGACCAACCGGGGCGGCGCGGGAAGAAAGGCTTGTTCCAGGGCATCCTGAGCCGTCACGGCCTCGCGCCGGATGAGGCGCTGGTGGTGGGGGACAATCCGGACTCGGAGATCGCCGCCGGAAACGCGCTGGGGATTCCAACGGTGCAGACACTGCGGCCGACGGTGCCGCGCACGGATACGGCGCGGTATCACGTGGCGGGCTTGGCGGAGCTGCTGGCGCTGACGGGCAGCGGGCGGGTGGCAATGTAG
- a CDS encoding RNA polymerase sigma factor, with the protein MNTDADDLREYVAHASEPAFRRIVERHVAMVHGVARRATRDLALAEEITQSVFILLARKAGGVPSGHLSGWLHRATTGECRNAIRKEARRNRLHQQYADAMNNENTPAGQWRRIAPYLDQAVGRLSAADRELVLLRYFEDRTFQEIAAATGRSVEACKKGSQRALERLGGHLQKQGVTVAGATLAPALSFGALPPVTLSAATISSTAVGVAAASSGSAAGFFGFVQLMTTKQITVGAILLIALAAIPIVRMTSHQAEKKAPPGSSVASTSDAGPSSAARKAVATGRPQEVKTSINWAEIARTKFNSRNEAVLERETQELAELLKGMSNEELDKAMDEITALDISLKQKMALREVLIAELSGRDPMLVLNRLPKDKDKPMLVIPMSGAFRMLLENDPAAADAWVKRQVAEGNLSDTPTGPGEPMDRFLFEAYILKKQAESDPAGAVQRIMGTPDSQRANLLMSAADYKFPSAFDLAMDYYTRSGDDSLVNRLMDSYEVVRGVHFEEGVGLEQMHKLADRMPDANARAAAHAKLDEVAKEKPEGVPLELLLEGDK; encoded by the coding sequence ATGAATACAGATGCGGATGATCTCAGGGAATACGTCGCGCATGCCAGCGAACCGGCCTTCCGGCGCATCGTCGAGCGACATGTGGCGATGGTCCATGGCGTGGCCCGTCGCGCGACGCGTGACCTCGCGCTGGCGGAGGAGATCACGCAATCAGTGTTCATTCTTCTGGCCCGGAAGGCGGGGGGCGTTCCCAGTGGACATTTGTCCGGCTGGTTGCACCGCGCCACCACGGGGGAATGCCGGAACGCGATCCGCAAGGAGGCGCGCCGGAACCGGCTGCACCAGCAATACGCGGATGCCATGAACAACGAAAACACTCCGGCCGGGCAGTGGAGGCGGATCGCACCGTATCTCGACCAAGCGGTCGGGAGGCTTTCGGCCGCGGACCGGGAATTGGTGCTGCTCCGCTATTTCGAGGATCGCACTTTCCAAGAGATCGCCGCTGCCACGGGCCGGAGTGTGGAGGCGTGCAAGAAGGGCTCGCAGCGGGCGCTTGAGCGTCTGGGCGGTCATTTGCAGAAGCAGGGCGTGACGGTGGCGGGAGCCACTCTCGCTCCGGCCTTGTCCTTCGGCGCGCTCCCTCCCGTTACACTCTCCGCCGCCACGATCAGCAGTACTGCGGTCGGAGTGGCGGCTGCATCTTCCGGCAGTGCCGCCGGATTTTTCGGATTCGTTCAACTCATGACTACCAAACAAATCACCGTAGGTGCCATCCTCCTGATCGCACTTGCCGCCATCCCGATCGTCCGTATGACGAGCCATCAGGCGGAGAAGAAAGCTCCTCCTGGATCGTCAGTTGCGAGCACGTCGGATGCGGGCCCTTCATCGGCAGCCCGCAAGGCAGTCGCCACCGGTCGTCCTCAAGAAGTGAAGACCTCGATCAACTGGGCGGAGATCGCCCGGACGAAATTCAATTCGCGGAACGAGGCTGTTCTGGAACGAGAGACCCAGGAATTGGCCGAACTGCTGAAGGGGATGTCCAACGAGGAATTGGACAAGGCGATGGATGAGATCACGGCGCTCGACATTTCATTGAAGCAAAAGATGGCCCTGCGGGAGGTCTTGATCGCCGAGCTGAGCGGGCGGGATCCCATGCTGGTGTTGAACCGTCTGCCGAAGGACAAGGACAAGCCGATGCTGGTCATTCCCATGTCGGGCGCGTTCCGGATGCTCCTGGAAAATGATCCGGCGGCGGCGGACGCATGGGTCAAAAGGCAGGTCGCGGAGGGCAACCTCTCGGATACTCCCACCGGGCCGGGTGAGCCGATGGACCGGTTTTTGTTCGAGGCGTATATTCTGAAAAAGCAGGCGGAATCGGATCCGGCGGGCGCGGTGCAGCGCATCATGGGCACTCCGGATTCACAAAGAGCGAATCTGTTGATGTCCGCTGCCGACTACAAGTTTCCCTCTGCATTCGACCTGGCCATGGACTACTACACCCGGTCGGGCGACGACTCGCTGGTGAATCGCCTGATGGACAGCTATGAGGTCGTTCGCGGAGTTCATTTTGAAGAGGGCGTTGGCTTGGAGCAGATGCACAAATTGGCCGACCGCATGCCGGATGCGAACGCCCGCGCGGCGGCTCACGCCAAGCTGGACGAGGTGGCGAAGGAGAAACCGGAGGGGGTTCCGTTGGAGCTTCTATTGGAGGGGGACAAATGA
- a CDS encoding GNAT family N-acetyltransferase yields MPVAALPRIRTFPSRIATAVDAAAILACQRAALDTLAAGPYAGTRLREWAAGLTVEDHLPAIARGGMEIVEDDLGAITAFSEFDAADGHIPSLFVHPDFILQGLGSHLLRNIARQAGHHGIPRLTVYASLPAAGFYEKCGFTAEPQRMMHFSGGIGLPYIPMHLHVEGGGFLL; encoded by the coding sequence ATGCCTGTCGCCGCCCTTCCCCGTATCCGCACCTTCCCCAGCCGGATCGCCACCGCCGTGGACGCCGCCGCCATCCTGGCGTGCCAGCGTGCCGCCCTGGATACGCTCGCTGCCGGTCCCTACGCGGGCACCCGCCTGCGCGAATGGGCCGCCGGCCTCACCGTGGAGGACCACCTGCCCGCCATCGCCCGTGGTGGCATGGAGATCGTGGAGGATGACCTCGGCGCCATCACCGCCTTCTCCGAGTTCGATGCCGCGGACGGACATATCCCGTCCCTGTTCGTCCATCCGGATTTCATCCTTCAGGGACTCGGCAGCCACCTGCTGCGGAACATCGCGCGGCAGGCGGGCCATCACGGCATTCCCCGGCTCACCGTCTATGCCTCGCTCCCCGCCGCGGGGTTCTATGAAAAATGCGGCTTCACCGCGGAACCGCAGCGGATGATGCACTTCAGCGGAGGCATCGGCCTGCCCTATATCCCCATGCACCTCCACGTGGAAGGTGGCGGATTCTTACTATAA